ACTGTATTTTCACATGACGCAGAATTGAGGCTGCTGCTTGGAAGCCTTGGCAGTTTGTTTGCTGTCCATGCAGCAACATTCCTCTTCTCTGAGTCAAGCTGTACTGGCATGAATAAGAGTGCATTCGAGCCCTGTTGTGTGTCTGTGACAGCTGGGGGGTGGTCCCACCTTTGTGCGTTGCTTTGTGCTTGTACAGAAGAATGCAGTGTGCTGCTGACCCCATCCTGGGCAGCACGGGCATGAGTGTCTTCTCCTGGCTGTGAAGCCTGCAATAACTCgaggtttttctccttttcttctgcctgcagcCATCCTTGGCATGCACACCTTGATGAGTAACCAGCAGTACTACGAGGCACTGGGGAGCAGCACTATTGTGAACAAAGAAGGGCTTAACAGTAAGTGATCCAGAGcacttcacaggctgcagcctttgCCTGCCAGCTTGGACACAGAGGCAAAGTGGGAATTATTTTTAGGCCGAGGgctgggtttttattttcactggaCGCCTGCCACCCCTGCCGTGCTCGTGTGTGAGCAAAGACCCCTTCCTTGGCTGGCACGCGATTGCTACAGCTGTCCAGCCCTGGGCTGGTGCCTGCCAGGGAGACGCTTCCTCTGCAGTCTGCCATCTCCTGGTGTTCGCTGGGAAAATGGCTCTTCAGGGACGTTGTCCTTTCCCAGGGAAGCCTTCTGGGTGGAGGCTATTCCGCCCAGAGGCAATTCACACCTCACCTGGGGAGATCAGCTGGAAATGTTAATCCACTTTGAGCAGAAAAGGTGTCTCCTGGACAGTCGTTCCTGCCAAAATCATTTCTTCATGTCAAAAGTAAAACACATCACTTTCCAAAGGAggtgaaaacatttcttctatCAGTCTTTCCAAATGAAACCCAGGAAGAGAGGACAGGAACCAGTCAGAGGAATGGTGGTGGTGCCCCGTGCTCCCAGAGCTTGCCTGGCTGAGGAAGCTGCTGCATCATCTTCCCTGATCcccacttggacattgagcaATGGACTGCAACCCCTTGGAtgcagccatccagccaattaCTTACCCACTAAACAGTCTGTCCATCAATTCCacatctctccaatttagagacaaggatgttgtgTGGGACCACCTCAAAAGCTGGACTGTCAGAGCAGTCTGTGATTGCTGGCACAGGCTCTGATGCATCCTTGCCATGTGCCCaccagtgcccccagccctgtccccacccAGGAGGAGCACAGCCCGGGGAACGTCCCCACATGGGTGGCATGCTTGCCACCAGCTCTGGTCCCTGACAGCACATGGCAGCAGGCACCAGCTGCCCTGTGCAGGTTGCCCCCAGTGTCAGGCAGCATTTCAGGACACGCACGAGTGTGGGTAGGCCTGTCAAGTGCTTGTGCAGTCTTGTGTCTCGTGTCTGCCTCTCAGGTCATACCTCCCTCCCAGTGCTGTTCCTGGAACAGGGGCAACACACCTAAGGGGGacgtgctgctgctctggctgcttctgtttttgcCCATCTTGCTTTTCACTTGCAGGCGTGATTAAACCCACGCAGTACAAGCCAGTTCCTGATGAGGAGCCAAACTCAACGGACGTGGAAGAAACTCTGAAACGAATACAGAACAACGATCCTGACCTCGAGGAAGTCAACTTTAACAATATTATGGTATGTgctccttcctgctctcctctctcaCCAACAGCACCAAACATTTGCTACACAGAGGGCAGAGCCCAAGCGTGCTTTGCTGCACAGGGTATTAATGCCATACTACTGCATGTAGCCAGACAAGAAGCCCCAGCACTTCCCACCTTTTGGACAAGAGGGattgctgcctgctgtgggaTAATGATGTGGGGTTGGTGGCAGGAGAGTGCCATCAGCTGCCTGGAGGAGCTGTGTTGTATTGAGGGCAGGTGCAGAAAACCACCTCCAGCCTGTCTGGTTTGAAGTGTTCCAAGTTGTTTTAGTGGTTTAGTCAGCCACATTTGTTGGAGGGGATGTTTATGTAAGGTAAAATGGTGGGAGGAAAATGGCTTCTTAATCTTGACACTTGCCAAGCAAATATGAAGAAACCTCCATTCTTGTATGTAACCCAGTCCACCTCCCACCCATCCCTTCTTTGGggctccttttcttcttgtagAAAGCAAACCAGGACACGGCACCACTTTTTACTTGGCCTCTGGGCACATACATGTACTGAAAAATATAGCTACTGTCTGTCCTCCTGACTTGAGGACCCCCAGCCCATGGGATCTGTTGAATGTGTTCATATGACAGGAACATAAAAGGCATGTGCATGTTAAAAACACCTGTGCAATGCCACCTGCACCTTTCTGTAACGTAAAGGTTTTTACCTTTATGTGTTTGACTCCAGCCATGTGATCTTGCAGATGAAAATGCTTGCATCTGACAAGGGTACCTAAAATGTTCAATAAgcaaaaaatactcattttgctgaactcagaaaaagcagcatggatttattttctgggCTGGGACCTAGTATGCCAAATGTTAGCCAGAAAGATATTATTTTATAGCaatatttacattgttttaCGTAGTCAGTTTTATTGTAGTCAGAAGTGACTGCAGTTTGTTCTACAGGGAGATCATTTCAGGTCTTTCTGGATCAGGCTCTATAGGTGGGAATTTTCCGTAACATTACATGGCTGTTGCTCAGAGCTGTCATTTATACTTAAAAGCACAGGAGCAGTGCTTTGTAGGCTCGTGGATCCTAGCTACGCACACCCCCATGAGCCCCTGTTCACAAGTAGCTGAGTTTCTAGGTAATTAAACAGCAGAGACATTGTATCTTGAAATTATGGGAGTGAACTATCAGCAGAGTGGGAAACAGGATGAAGACATCGCCACAGTCCTCAGGATATGTTAATTATAGATAGAGaacttgaaaaaacatttatcagCCCCTTCCTAAATTACTTCAGAGTGTTTGGTGTTTATCTCAGTAAgaattttgaaatactgttcAAATGTATTGCATATCCTTCATACAGATGATGACCTAACActagttttctgcatttcttttcacagaatattCCCATACCAACTTTAAAAGCCTGTGCTGAAGCACTGAAAACTAATACCTATGTGAAGAAGTTCAGCATAGTTGGAACGAGGAGCAACGATCCTGTTGCTTTCGTAAGTATGATGCCACACAGCGTCAGCTACTTGTGTTAATGTTGTGACAGAGCTTGTTCTTGGGCAAGGTATTTTTGGACTCACGCACTTGCTGCTTCATCACTGTAGGTCACACTGGGCATGTTCTGCACCTCAGGTTTTGGTGCAGGTGTTTCAGTTTTAAGTAGTAATGAAAGCCAGAACCAGACCTCAGTTCCTTCACTTCCCTTTTCAGCTGTGGAGGTTTCAGTTGTTTATTCCAGAACACAGTCCTTTAGTCCCACTAAGTCTGATATTTGCCTGCAAGATTCTTCCAGAAGAAGAGTGGTGGGCAAGACCTGTGGTGATACGGTTGTGGAGGAAGTCTTGGATGCAGGGAACATGCCTGTGTTCCAGACAGAGTCTTCTCCCTGACTGCTGCGATGGAGGAGCAgtgtggggaggaggcagggctgaCCCCCTGCCAACACCATGCTGGGTTTACAAGAGGGACAAGGAGAAGGGCTGTCACAGGGCAGCCACAGGTGTGGACTGTCGCCTTTTGGGGTGGACTTAAACATTTATCTGTATGAGGCATTGCTGTGCCCTCCAGGACACTCAGGTGCAAAAATGCCCAAGGAATAGGAGGGAATCCCCTTTGCCACCAGGTCCTCCAGGTATCCCCCAGAGCAGAGAGGTTCCGGGGTGCTCTGGCCCTGCTTGTCTCATGCCAGTTCTTCCTGCCCACGTCTGCCTGCAGGCGCTGGCAGAAATGCTGAAGGTCAACAACACGCTGAAGAGCCTGAATGTGGAGTCAAACTTCATCTCTGGGTCTGGCATCCTTGCTCTCGTTGAATCACTCCAGGGTAACACAACCCTGGTGGAGCTTCGGATTGACAACCAGGTAAAGCATAGTTGGTCAGGAGCTCTGGTCAGGCGAAAATGTCCTGTTTGCTGGAGGTCAAGTGGCTGAACAAGGTGGAGAGTGACTTAAGGTGGCCATGGGCTTAAATAGCAATGGTTACttagtaaaaatgaattttttacTGCAGTGCAGGGAATGAGCAGAAAACACGGCAGGAGGGCTGTAGAGTATGCAGCAGTACAGATGCCTTGGCAAGTTTGGCTTCTCCGGAAACCAAACCAGGGGTTGAAGTAAAGCAGCTGAGCTATTAGGAGCTCTGGGGCAGGTGACTGTGAGGTCAAAGTGATGTTCTCTGGGTCCTCTTCACTGCAAGTCTCTTTAAGAAATGGGCAAGATAACTTGTGTGAGGTGTGTGCTGGAAGAGTGGAGCCACTGGGTTGTACCAGGAACAGGCCAGCAAGCGTTTCAGCAGCTCCACGTCAGGGATGCTGGATGGACCAGCAGATCcagaaggaggggaggaggtaAGATGAGCAGATACCTATTCGTTCTGAATCGCCCTATGACCTAACCAGCTTGGCATGGACTGTGAGATTCGCTGCATCTCAaagcgggggaggggggggggacagagaTGTTGGCAAGTTGCCTACAACAGTAAAACATATGAGCTTTAAAAGACACAAGCATCCCCCACACAGCAAGGGAGAAGCAGAAGCTGGTCCATCCCTGGGCCAGCTGGTGGCAGCTGAGGGACTGAGGGCTGGTGCTGAATTTACAGCAGCAACAGGACACCTGCACTCATGTGcgtctctgttttctctttccacagAGCCAGCCCTTGGGCAACAACGTGGAAATGGAAATTGCAAACATGTTGGAAAGAAACACCACCCTGCTGAAGTTTGGGTACCATTTCACCCAGCAAGGTCCCCGGCTTCGTGCGTCCAATGCCATGATGAACAACAACGACCTCGGTGAGTGGGGCGGGCTGCAGGCCCCGCGGCTGCCTGCGGGCAATCCCCAGTGGGAGAAGGGCAGAGCCTTactaaaaaaagttttaaagcttGAAGGCTGTGGTGGGTGTGCTGGAGTCAGATACCAGCTCTTGAAGGGCCTGGTGATGCCAGTTGTGCTCCAAACCTGAAGAAGCTGTGGAGTCCAAACCCACAGAAAAGAGTGTTTCTGGCCGTAACAAAGGGTCTTGATCGGAAGGAGTGAGAGCTGTTAATGTGCTTCAGCAGTAACATGCGTGATATGGCACACAGGTTGTGAGCTGACAGCACTTGTGATTCCTGCCAACTGCTCGTCTTCCTCCAGTTTCATTTCCACTTTAACAAGGAGATGAAAAATAGGAGAGTTGAACTTTGAAGGCAGTGGGGCTTGGCCCATCCCCCTCAGTAAAGCAAACTGGAAGTTTTCTAGGGAGAGGTGGGGAGCCACATGGCTTGGAGTTATATTTATACTCTCAATGAAGTGATGAGAACTGCTTGTGAAGGAAAACGTGGGCAAGCCTGTAAAGTGCTGTTTCAGCTAATGAACGTGGCAGAGGCTTTCCACTGCTTGGCTTCAAGGTGCTGTAGAGCACTGGAAACCTGTCCAGTGGAGTGATATTGGAAGTACCAGCCCCGCTGGGTAAACAGGGTGGCTATAAACATTACCTCCAAACTCTTCTGAGCAGCAACACAGACAACATGACGGGAAGAAATTAGCAGAAGTTTGCAGACCCATTGTTTGCATGCTGGGACAAGCCCTTCCCTAGAGGTTATACCAGCGCCGAGGGACGAAATGAGTggctgccctgccctggtgctggggagagCCCTCTCCCAGGGACCTCTGGCCATCAACGCTGCTGAGGCACCTCCAGAAAAGAGCAGTCAGCAGGCAGGGTCTGAAGGAAGACCTAAGATGTAAATGCCATTTGGCAAGGAACGGGGAAAAGTTGGAAACCTGTATTAATCCGCGGGAGGTTCACCACATACAGGGTCTTTTGCTCCCTCATGAATCAACTTCGGGTTTAAAAAGCATAGAGAAATAGCTCTAGGTGGCTGTCATACTTAAACagatgataaatatatatatttattttaataaaaaggcaCTCTTGCTTCAGACAGTACTATGCTGTTATGAAATATGGCCAAGCATAGAGCTACGTGCCAGTTCTTTGCTAACCACACAGAATACTTATTACAGTTCACTGGGTTATTTATTCTGCCTGCCGCTGCATTTCTAGTCACTAGGGAGCTGCTCCAGGAAAGGCTTACTATTTTCTGTCTTGTAGAGAAAGGTTTTTACTGAACATGAATACACAGTATTCAACTGAAAGATCTGGAgctaatgttttaattgttcctTTGTTGAAAGGAAGGAGTGTACAGCTTTGCCTCCCATGCAGCAGTTGTACGTTTTGTCTCTTTGGCCATTAAGATCTGCATTTGTGTCTGATTTGGTTCTTGTTTGCAGCTCGCATCCATCGGTGTCATGGTCTCTGGCAATAGCTTCTCAGCTCTACACCTGGACAACATATAAGTatagaaaacttttattttcctccttgtcAGCAATAGCTCTCTGCTCCACTCCAGTGCTCTTGCCTACCATCACCTGATGCTGCCAGAGCTTGGTCTTGGTCCTATAGCTTCTGTTCTGAGATGCCCTGTCTGAGCCAGCTGTGATGGCATTTACATTCTTCCCCATGAGCTAACTTCTGCATCCtctttacacttttttttttttccttacacacAGTTCTTGAAGACTCATAGACGCAGCTCTCAGAGTTGCAAATCAACTTTAAGAGTAGATACAAAGCTGCTTTGACCACGTTAatgatgatcaaagggctggaggcTCAAGatacaagttttaaaatgttgctttttttttttaatttgagaggGAGACTAGGAAaaactagcagaaaaaaaaccttgtgGCATCTATCTCCTGCTGTCTTCACATTGGTGAGTGTCAAATGCCTTCTAGCAGAGGTGCTTTAGCCAACATCTTGCAGATTACCAAGACAACTGCATGAAATATACTTGACTGTAGAGTAAGGCAGGTAAGGCTCAAAGTAGCTTTTGGCCATAACAACGGGATGGAAACCTCAGCTTACTTTCCCTATCTTTAAACTCTGTAGGGCTGTATCTGCTGCTTAAAGCTGGAACTCAGCAGCTCACGCtattctcttcctctcctggcAGAAATTATGTCTCCAAGATCTTTCTCACAGCGGGTAAGCCACACCTGCCATCCCCGTCCTCCCCCTGCCACAGCTgactcctcttcctcttctttttcagtgaggaagaggagactTGCGGAGCTGAATGGGCCTATTTTTCCCAAGTGCAGAACTGGAGTGTAATTCCTGGCTACGGAGGTCATCCCCAGTGATCTGTGCTACACTGTGGAAAGCCAAAGGCAAAAGTGCCTTGACAGAGTATGTGTGGTGCCTCACTTCTGTTTTATGCACTAGCAGTTTAAGTTAAGTAGCGGCTGTAGTTGAAGATTTTAATTCAGTAGGACTGTTGGTGTTTTCTGTAGAGTTGGAAACTATTCAAGCCAGTAACAACCTGACAATTTTATGCAATCTCAGTTTAGAGTGCATCCCAGTGTAAAAGTGACTTAATTACCCTGGGACCTACCTTTTCTATAAACTTTCTGCACGGTGTTTCATATAGTTAGGATGTGATATGCATGAGTGAAAGATTCAACTGTTTCACACAAATtacagaagtattaaaaaaatactttatttttttttcaaaattgatCTCAAATATCTATAGAGGAGCAACTAGTTTAACAAGCACTTCTGCTATCCAGAAACATGGCTGATTTCAGGAATTGTGAATTGTtaattttttcctgacatttgcTGAGTCAATTAGCTGGAGATGCTGTATCAAACGCATCCCTGTGTTTCTTACAAAAGATTGACTCCCTACCCTTATCCCcccatttaaatttaaattaaggCCACCAATTACAAAATAAGACTCGAAAACTGATGTTGGAGGATGGGTTAATATTGTTCTGTCCTGTGCATGTCTGAATAAAAACTTCAGCTTTATAGAGACCTGATGCAAACACCAAGTCCCCAGAAATAGCCAAGCTAATCAGTAAATGACAGTCCTCTCTTCTAGCCCCCAACCCTCTCAGTTACACtatgttaaaaatgtgtgtCCAGATTTTCACTGGAAATGAGTCAAATCCTCTCTCCATTGCTTTGTTGAGATGATCCTGCTCACTAAATTCTGTTAGGCTAGGCATTGTTTTGCTTGCTCTCCCCCCTAACATCTGCATATATACAACACTGAACACTGCACCCTTGGAAAGCTGCTAACAGAAATATCCTGACTGTGACCTTATGCTGTGTGCAGCCTGGCAGCTTTTTGTCAGCCTACCACCCATCCTCTAGCCCGGGAGCAATTCCCCCAGGAACACACAGCTCCCAGGCAAGCTGTGGATCAGACCCAGGACTGTCCCATCTGAAATGCCTGCTGTTACCATGGCTGGGATCCTGATTGGTACAAAGACTTGCCTGGCACAAGTGTTGCAGTACTAAAGCCTTATTCTTGGTCTGATGAAAACATAGCCTAGCAAATCCAATAGAATTTGTCTGTATACGTCTGTTAAGAGTAAAGTTCTGCAGCCTCTTGCACATACTCCAGGAAAGCCCCCAGATTTCTACAGAGCTTGTGCACAAATACGATTTggctctgaaaaataaagcagagaaacacTATACTGTCAGCAATGTGGGAAACATACTTGTTGCTCTTCAAATCTTAATAAATATGCCAATGATGCCAAATGAAACGCTTCACTATagcttcttcctcctgcctccccccagccctgcaagTTCCATTTCATAAGGTTAAAAGAATACATAATAAAAAGGCTTGAAGACAAActaaaaaacagtaattaaaaaaaaaatggcaagacAGCCTTCTACCATGTGCACTGCAAATACTTCACCTAATTCATCAGACCATTGGCACACAGTTCCAGCTGAGCCATCCACCCAGATTTGCACAGTTTGGGCTCGGCCGTCCCACTGACTTTAGAAGAACAAATGTACCTTGTGTTCTGCTCTGGGAAATCCCCATGGTCCTAGGAAACCTGAACATGCAAGGAGACACCTGCCTGGCAGCAAcactgctgtgacagcagcattttgtctcaaacaacaacaaaagccctTTAGAAATAACACTTTTTCCTCAGTCTTGCTGTAGCAGCATCCACTTTATCCATGTAGTTCACACATGCATTAAGCTGATGGGATCGCTCCAGGTTCCTCAGCTGATCCTTactcacagagctgctttgcCCAGCACCAGGCTTTGTGGGGAAAGGCATCAAGTTGTACAGCAATAGAGCTACAAAATGGTGATGTTTAGGGGCAAATGGATCCCTGTTTTGTCCTAGCAGCTctctgggaaaggggaaaaagccaTGCGGTGACTTACTGGTACCAATTTCACaaaatccagaagctgctcATGGGACGACTTGCAAGCGACGAACGACACACCTTACCCTCCCCTTCACCTCCCCATGGCAGAGGGAACCTCTCTGGACCTCCATCTGTACTTCTCTAACTCCTCCCCACTCATGCCTTAGTGCACAAGGATCAGAGGAGGTCCTGTGACCCCCCTCTGCCTCTGAGGTAGGATATCCTGGTGCCAGGAGCTCTCAGGGCTGTACCTTGCAGCCACATCTCCCAGGTGGCAGACAGATAGCTGGTTTTCAGCACTTACTGCTGCAGAATTAAGCACCACCGACATAGAAATGGAGTGTGTTTGTGCGGTACTTTAAAAACTATGACGGAAGCACTAAGGGTTGTTTATCATCATAGCAGATTCAGAAGCTTTTATATAAAACAGTCTGCCCTGCCTCATTCTGTACTGAGAACTGATACACAAACAGCCTTCCACAGGGACTACAGCGTTCCAGATTTGCAGACAAACTATATTATAAAATCTGGTTCTTTTTCACTTAATACCTGACAGAAAGAGAGACTAGCATGCAAGTTTGAGGACTGCCATCAGTGCTCTAGACCAAGCCTGCATGTAGAGCTTGTGTATTTTCCCACTGATATTCCAGGCCTCAAAACAAGCACAGAATGGCCAGCAAAACTTGCAAGGTGAGATGCCAGGAGACTACAGGTCCTGCTTCGACTTCTGATTGCTACTGGTAGGAATTTTCCAATTTCCTCTCTAGCATGGGTTGCAGCATACAgaatcactatttttttctattctggaATGATTCCCCAGGTAAACACTTAAGTTTCAAAGTCCTGCTTCACAAAATGAGCTGTCACAAGGACTGTTACCGCTGAATTCAGGGCAGCAGTGCTGAAGTACTTTGCTGTGCTCTGGCTGCAATAGAGCCAGTGCCCCTGTCTTTAAGCGGCCAGTCAAGACACCAATGTGGCCACGCTGAATTCACAGCACTGTGGGAGAGGGTTACAGTCTGTATGAAAGTAACACTGCCCTAACTGCCACTAAGCAACTATAGAAACCTGAGTAAACgtgcttttttcttgcttttcgAAGAAGTTGCTGGTTTAAAACACAAAACGAAAACTAAAACCACCAGTAACTGAAATTGATTTCCTAATGACTTAGTACCAAGAACGAGTGTAAgcttcaaagacatttttcagtcGTGACACATCTTCTGCGTTACTAATAAAACCTTCCTGCACATTCCGCAGCATCAGGCACACTAAGCACCAGGCAGAGAAGTACTCTGAGCTTCTATGCTGTGGGATCCCTTCAAAGTCCAAGACAGTTTCTCCACTAATAGGAGCCGAAAATTGCATAAACATCTctcagcttttgaaaaattcaaCCCATGTttacaaagcagaaattctCCCCAGATCTTGGGTAATTTAACTCGGATAAGGAATCTGGCCTTATGGCTGTTGCTGACATTTCCACACTTCAGCATCACTACCAGTGCCATCGCTGGCATTTTGACAGTCTCCATGCTCCCCTCTCTGTGGGTCTCAGTTCCAACATGCttcaagctgttttcttttctctagtgCGAGCAGAGCTGGATAGTTCATGTACTGACAAACTGAGGGAAGCAGTTCCTAGGCGGATGGAAGTGTCAAAATGAGAATTACCTTTGCTGTTCAACCCACAGGTCATACACAATGACTCCTTCCACCAGGTTTATGCTGGAGTCTAGTCTGTGACTCAGGCAACTACCCCTTGCTTCTTTCTCACTGGTGTAAAGAAAGAGATGCACGCATATGGCATGTACATGGGAATACCTTCAGCTCTAGACTGGTCACATAACCAGAAACCAATAAATCTGCAGTCTTCATCATGCTAGCACTAGCTATTGAAGCAAATGCATGATTAATGGAGCAGCCAGACAGATCCACCTCCAGGCAGGAAGAACAGaatggatttttgttgttgttgtttgtttgtttgttttttggtttcaGTTTCTTTAGAATTGTGAGCAGCTGTGTCCCATCACATTCTCTGCTGCAAAATCCCCATGGTAGAGGCCCTGCTACAAGACTGTACCAAGAAAGAGGAATCCTGTAGCACCTGTGATAGATAGGTTGGGCACTCCGGTAATTTACACTCAAGTA
The genomic region above belongs to Oxyura jamaicensis isolate SHBP4307 breed ruddy duck chromosome Z, BPBGC_Ojam_1.0, whole genome shotgun sequence and contains:
- the TMOD1 gene encoding tropomodulin-1 is translated as MSYRKELEKYRDLDEDKILGALTEEELRKLENELEELDPDNALLPAGLRQRDQTQKPPTGPFKREELMAHLEKQAKDVKDREDLVPFTGKKRGKAWIPKEKPMDPVLESVTLEPELEEALANASDAELCDIAAILGMHTLMSNQQYYEALGSSTIVNKEGLNSVIKPTQYKPVPDEEPNSTDVEETLKRIQNNDPDLEEVNFNNIMNIPIPTLKACAEALKTNTYVKKFSIVGTRSNDPVAFALAEMLKVNNTLKSLNVESNFISGSGILALVESLQGNTTLVELRIDNQSQPLGNNVEMEIANMLERNTTLLKFGYHFTQQGPRLRASNAMMNNNDLVRKRRLAELNGPIFPKCRTGV